Genomic DNA from Corylus avellana chromosome ca4, CavTom2PMs-1.0:
AAAAAATCTTTATATGTATATACAAAAGGCTTGGTTCTCAAAAGTAACTTAATCAGCTAGAACTACATTTAatgaagcagatgtcactagttcaaatctccatTTCCCTCTTGTGCGGgtatgtaaaacaaaaaaagaagtctATTTTGAATTCTCGTATTGCATGcacagaaaataaataagaaattttGCTATTCATTATTCTCAAGTATTGTCCATCTCCTAgcattttcttagttttttaatttttttttaattttttttaaaaataaatgaatgtgAATATGCCACACATACAAGAATGATCGGACATCAACATTTAaaaatgctaaataatatttctcaaaataaattgGAGGCCTGTACTAGCTCCCACTGGACAGCCACTTAAAGACAGGACTCAGGAGCACTAAACATGTTGCAGCATGCGTAAATCAATCAAGATGAGTTCTGCAcgtatttataattttataaattaattacagCATATATTCTAATGTTCGATCTAGTTTTAGCATGTTTTTTTATGAGTCACGGCTGTGCTGAGCACCTACAATTGGTCCTGGATTATAGTGCTgaaatttatttctttagatTTCTTGTCACTCTCATCATTATAGTctatagagaagaaaaaaaaaaaagaaaaaaaaaaattatctcctTGTGTCCTTTATTACGTACTGCTTAATTATATTGATTTATATAGCATGTGGTCCATTTGAGCGAAACTTGAGAAGGAAAATGGTTGCTACCGGTACCAGCAGAGATGAAGTTCCGGCCACATTGAAGCCGGACTATGACAGAGCAAGTGAGTTGAAGGCTTTTGATGACACAAAACTCGGCGTTAAAGGACTTGTAGATGCTGGGGTTACTGAGGTCCCTCGTATATTCTATCAACCGCCGGATGACTTCGACAAGACATCAGTACTTTCCGGCGACACCCACTCTAGTATTCCTGTCATAGACCTCGAAGGCATCGACAAAGATGTAACAAAGCGCAAGGAGATTGTTGAAAGACTCGGTGAGGCATCGGAGACATGGGGTTTCTTTCAGGTTGTCAATCATGCGATCCCTGTGAGTGTTCTGGAGGAGATGAAGGAAGGTGTGCGTAGGTTTTTTGAGCAAGATGATGAGGTGAGGAAAGAGTTGTATACGCGCGACCTCACGAGAAAGTTGGTGTACAACAGCAACTTTGATCTCTATAGCGCACAGGCAACCTGTTGGAGGGATACATTTCTTTGTATAATGGCTCCTGATCCCCCCAAGTCAGAAGACTTGCCAGCTGCATGcaggtacatatatatatatatatatatgacgtcACGTGCATTAATTCATAATCCACTGGATTAAATTGTTAAGACCTTCGAGTTTATAATATTTCTTCCAATATTGAAAATTGCAGAGATATAATGGAAGAGTACTCGAAGCAATTGATGAAGTTTGCAATTATATTGCTGGAGTTGTTATCGGAGGCTCTTGGGCTGAAACAAAACCACCTAAATGAGATTGACTGCGGTGAGGGTGTTGCGGTTCTGTGCCATTACTATCCGGCTTGCCCGCAGCCAGAGTTAACAATGGGGGCGGGCATGCATACTGACAATGATTTCTTCACTGTGCTTCTACAAGACCATATTGGTGGCCTCCAAGTTTTTTACCAGGACAAGTGGATCGACATCCCTCCGGTGCCAGGGGCTCTGGTGGTTAACATTGGAGATCTTCTACAGGCAAGTTTTCACATTAT
This window encodes:
- the LOC132179963 gene encoding 1-aminocyclopropane-1-carboxylate oxidase homolog 1-like, yielding MVATGTSRDEVPATLKPDYDRASELKAFDDTKLGVKGLVDAGVTEVPRIFYQPPDDFDKTSVLSGDTHSSIPVIDLEGIDKDVTKRKEIVERLGEASETWGFFQVVNHAIPVSVLEEMKEGVRRFFEQDDEVRKELYTRDLTRKLVYNSNFDLYSAQATCWRDTFLCIMAPDPPKSEDLPAACRDIMEEYSKQLMKFAIILLELLSEALGLKQNHLNEIDCGEGVAVLCHYYPACPQPELTMGAGMHTDNDFFTVLLQDHIGGLQVFYQDKWIDIPPVPGALVVNIGDLLQLITNDRFKSGGHRVLANRAGPRVSVASFFCTGLRETSKVYGPIKELLSEDNPPRYRETTVRDYCSSFDETDLDGTSALPRFRL